The genomic window ACGCGAGCCGCCAGCTCCGGCTCCACGAACACGGAGCCCTTCGGCGGCTGGCGCCCGTTGAAGGGGCTCGTGTCGCGCCGCAGCGGCTCGAGCTTGGCCGCCAGGTCGCGCAGCGTGGCCTCGGTGAAGCCCGTGCCCACCTTGCCGGCATAGACGAGCTTCCCCTCCTCGCGGAAGCCCATGAGCAGCGCGCCGATGCGCCCGCGGCGCCCGCCCTCGCCGGACGTCCAGCCGCCGATCACCACGTCCTCGCTCAGCACGTTCTTGACCTTGACCCACGCGGAGCTGCGGCGGCCGGCCTCGTAGCGGCTGTCGCGGCGCTTGGCCACGATGCCCTCGAGCCCCTGCGCCTCGGTGAGCGCCAGCAGCTCGCTCCCCCGCCCGACCTGGTTCTGCGGCGTCCGCCAGGCCGGCCCCTCGAGCCCCATCCCCTCCAGCAGCTCGCGGCGCTCGTCATAGGTGAGGCCCGCGGTGGAGCGCCCGTCGAGGTGGAGGACGTCGAAGATCGCGTAGGTCACGGGCACGTCCTTCGCCGCCCGCCTGACCGCGGACTCCGACGCCAGGTGCATGCGTCCCTGGAGCCGCTCGAAGCTCGGCTTGCCCTCGGCGTCCAGCGCCACGATCTCGCCGTCCAGCAGCGCCTCGGTGCTGCCGCCCGCCAGGCCGCGCAGCTCCGGATAGCGCGCCGTGATGTCGGCGCCGTTGCGGCTCTCCAGCCGGATGTGGGCGGGCTCGAGCCGGCAGAGCGCGCGCACGCCGTCCCACTTCAGCTCGTAGGCCCAGGCGTCGTCGTCGGGCGGCAGCTTGCCGAGCGTGGCCAGCATCGGCCGGACGCCCTCGGGCAGCGGCTCCCGGTCGGCGGGGTCCATGCGGTGGATCAGCCACTGGTCGCCGTCGGTCTGGAACAGCACGTACTTGCCCTGCACGCGCTCGCCGTGGAAGGTGATCATCACCTCGTCGTCGCGGAACTTGTGCTCCTCGTAGGTGCCGCGGTCCCAGATCGACATCGTCCCGGCGCCGTACTCCCCCTCGGGGATCTCGCCGTGGAACTCGAGGTACTCGAGCGGATGGTCCTCGGTGTGCACGGCGAGGTTGTTGCGCTTGGGGTCCATCGGCACGCCCTTGGGCAGCGCCCACGACGCCAGCGCGCCGTCGTGCTCCAGCCGCAGGTCCCAGTGCAGGCGGCGGGCATGGTGCTCCTGGATCACGAAGCGGTTGTGCGCGGCGGCGTCCGCGGCTTCGCCCGCGGGCTCGCGGGTCGTGCCGAAGTCGCGCTTCTCGCGATAGCGGCGCAGCTTGTCGGCCATGAGGCCGTCAGCTTGTCACGAGCCGGTGCTCCACCGGCAGCGCGAAGCGCCGCTTCACCTCCGCGACGAAGTCGTCCTCGCGGTAGCCGCTCTCGTCGCGGGGATGCGTGAATATCACGATCCGGTCCGCGTCGAAGGTCTGCAGCGCGTCCCGCACGGCCAGCAGCGGGTCGCTCTCGCCGGTGTCGCCGGCCGCGTCGATGCCCTCGTCGTCGAGCCGGTCCACGGTCTCCTCCTGGACGGACTCCGCCCGCTCGATCGCGGCGTCGACGTCCGAGGCCCAGAAGCGCAGGCGAGAGCCGGTGAGAGCGGGGGATACGACGAGCACCTCGGCGTCGTCGGCCTCGGAGGAGCCGACGGCCTCGCGGAGCGCCTCCGCGTTGACAGCCTCTGATGTGAGGACCAGAAGTCGCACGGCATGCGGATACCCCGAGCCCGCGCAGGGTAATCCCGGTGCGTGGCCCGCTTACGTCGTGCTGACTGCTCCGGCCCCGGCATCTCCCGCCGCGGCCGCGGCAGGGGATTCGAGTATCTCGATGAGGACGGGGAACGGATCGCCGACGACGAGGTGCTCGACCGCATACGCGAGCTGGCCATCCCGCCGGCCTGGCGCGACGTGTGGATCTGCCCCTATCCGATGGGCCACCTGCAGGCCACCGGCACCGACGACGCGGGCCGCAAGCAGTACCTCTACCACCAGCGCTGGCGCGAGCGCCGCGACCAGGAGAAGTTCGACGACATGATCGACTTCGCCCGCGCGCTCCCGCGCGTGCGCGCCCGCGTGGCCAAGCACCTCCGCCGGCGCTCCATGAGCCGCGAGCGCGTGCTGGCCTGCGCCGTGCGGCTGCTGGACCGCGGCTTCTTCCGCATCGGCAGCGAGGGCTACGCCGAGGACAACGGCACCTACGGGCTCGCCACCATGCGCAAGGACCACGTGACGCTGGAGCCCGACGGCCGGCTGACGTTCGACTACCCGGCCAAGGGCGGCGCCCGGCGCATCCAGGCGGTGGTGGACCCCGACGTGCGCAAGGTGGTGGAGGAGCTCAAGCGCCGCCGCGGAGGGGGAGAGGAGCTGCTGGCCTACAAGGACGGGCGCCGCTGGCGCGACGTCCGCTCCGACGACATCAACGCCTACCTGCGCGACGTCGCCGGCCACGACTGCTCGGCCAAGGACTTCCGCACCTGGAGCGCAACGCTGCTGGCGGCGGTCGGCGTCGCGGTCTCGGCCGAGGCGGCGAGCGGCTCCAAGACCGGCCGCAGGCGGGCGATCAAGCGGGCGATCGACGAGGTGGCGCGCTACCTGGGCAATACGCCGGCCGTCTGCCGCGCCTCCTACATCGACCCGCGCGTGTTCGACCGCTTCAACTCGGGCTGGACGATCGCCCCTGTGCTGGGAGAGGTGGGCGACCTCAGCGACCCATCCGTGCGCGAGACCGTGGAGGAGGCCGTGCTCGACCTCCTCGAGGACGAGCGCGGCTCCGACGCCATCGACAAGGGGCTGGATGTGGCAGCCTGAGCGGCCGTGCGCCCGCTCGCCAAGGCCTGGATCACGTCCGCGCGCCTGCGCCGCAAGCTGCGGCGCGACCAGCTCGTGCGCGAGGAGCTGGTGCGAAGGCACGCGCCCGGGCGGTCGTTCGCCGACGTGGGCTGCATGTACGGCGCGAATGGGTCGATCGCCTTCTGCGCCGAGGAGTCGGGCGCCGGCTCGGTGACGGCCTTCGACGCCATGGAGGAGACGGCCGAGTACCTGGCCGAGCACGAGCGCCGCGGGTCGTCGGTGCGCTTCGTGCGCGGCGACCTCCACGAGCCCGGCGCGATCGGCGAGCACGACGTGGTGTGGTGCTCCGGCGTGCTCTATCACTCGCCCTACCCGCTGCTCACCCTCGAGCGCCTGGCCACCGCTGCCCGGGAGCTGCTGATCGTGGGCTCCCACACCATCCCCGAGGTGCCGGGGCTCGAGCAGGCCTGCGTCTTCTACCCGAAGCTCGGCGACGCCGGCCGCGGCGTGTACTCGCCCGTGTGGCCGTGCAACTCGGTGGGCATCGCCACCCCCTACGACGAGCGCCCCGAGATGGCCTACGCCAACTACTGGTGGGGGATCACGCCCTCGGCCCTGCGGGCGATGGTCGAGGTGCAGCCGGGCTTCAGCGTGGCAGAGGAGCTGTCGGAGCCGTTCGAGTCGTACGTGGTGGCCCGCCGCTCCTAGAGCGACTTGAGCTCGCCGATGACGTCGTCGACCGACGACTTGGCGTCGCCGAACAGCATCGCGGTGCCGTCGGAGTAGAACAGCGGGTTGTCGATGCCCGCGAAGCCGGAGGCCATCGAGCGCTTGAGCACGATGACCGACGAGGACTTGTCCACGTCGAGGATCGGCATTCCGTAGATGGGTGAGCCCTGGTCTTCGCGCGCGGCGGGGTTGGTGACGTCGTTGGCGCCGATCACGAGCGAGACGTCGGTGCGCGGGAACTCGGGGTTGATCTCCTCCATCTCCTTGAGCTCGTCGTAGGGCACGTCGGCCTCGGCGAGGAGCACGTTCATGTGCCCCGGCATGCGCCCGGCGACGGGGTGGATGGCGTAGGAGACCTCGATCCCCTTCTGCTCGAGGATCCCGGTGAGCTCGCGCACCGCGTGCTGGGCCTGCGCGACGGCCAGGCCGTAGCCGGGCACCACGACGACCTTCTGCGCGTAGGCGAGCTGGATGGCCACGTCGGCCGCGCTGGTGGACACCACGGTGCGCTCGGTGCCGTCGTCGCCCATGCCGCCGCCGGTGGTGGTCACACCGCCGAAGCCGCCCGCGATGATGTGGCCGATCGAGCGGTTCATGGCGTCGGCCATGAGGTTGGTGAGGATCGTTCCCGAGGCGCCCACGATCATGCCGCCCACGATCAGGGCGGTGTTGTCGAGCGCCAGGCCGGCGGCGGCGGCCGACAGGCCGGTGAAGGCGTTGAGCAGACTGATGACCACCGGCATGTCCGCGCCGCCGATCGGCAGCACCATCATGTTGCCCAGCAGCGCGGCGGCCACCAGAATCGCGATGAAGAGGCCCTCGGACTCCGAGCCGGCCGCGATCGCGACGGCCGAGCCGACTGCGACGGCGGCCACGGCGATGTTGAGGAACTGCTGGCCGGGGACCTGGATGGGCCGCCCGGGCAGGATCTCCTGGAGCTTGCCGAAGGCGATGTTCGAGCCCCAGAACGAGACCGAGCCGACGATGGCCGCGAAGAGGATGGGGATGAGCGTCTCGAGCGCCGGGTTGCCGCCGTGGGAGAGCGCCTCGCGGTACTCCGCCCACGAGATCAGCGCCACGGCGCCGCCGCCGACGCCGTTGAACAGCGCCACCATCTGCGGCATCGCGGTCATCTTCACCGAGCGCGCCGCGGGCACCCCGACGACCGTGCCGATGGCGATGCCCAGGGCGATCAGCCAGTAGTCGCCCACCTCCTCCTTGACCAGCGTGGCCACCACCGCGATCGCCATGCCCACCGCGGCGATCATGTTGCCGCGCCGCGCCGTGCGCGGGTGGTTGAGGTAGTGCAGCCCGACGATGAAGAGGCCGAACGCGACGATGTAGGCCGCGCTGATGGCGTCCGGGTCCACGGCCGCGAGCGGGGTCACCCGGAGGGGTCCTTCTTGGCGGGCGCGGGCTTGCGCTTGAACATCTCGAGCATGCGGTCGGTGACGAGGAAGCCGCCGACCACGTTGATCGTGCCGAACGCGATCGCGATCACGAGGATCAGCTCGTTGAGGAAGCCGGCGGCCTCGCCGATCACGATCAGGCCGCCGAGCAGCACGATGCCGTGGATGGCGTTGGTGGCCGACATCAGCGGCGTGTGCAGAGTGTTGGGCACCTTCGAGATCACCTCGAAGCCCACGAACGCGGCGAGCACGAGGATGGCGAGCTCAGTCAGCAGATCCATGTGGGCCTCCCGTCAGGACCGCACCCTTCACGATCTCGTCCTCCCAGTCGATGGCCAGCGCGCCGTCCTCGCCCGCCACCAGCTCGACGAACGACAGGATGTTGCGCGCGTACAGCGCGGAGGCGTGGTCGGCCATCTCGGCCGCCAGGTTGAGCGGCGCGGCGATGGTCACGTCCTCCGCCACCAGGGTCTGGCCGGCCTCCGACAGCTCGCAGTTGCCGCCGGACCCGCCCGCGAGGTCCACCACCACCGAGCCGGGCTTCATCTTGCGCACGGCGTCGGCGGTCACGAGCAGCGGGGCCGGCTTGCCGGGCACGAGCGCGGTGGTGATGACCGCGTCCATGTCGGCCATCTCCTCGGCCAGCAGCTCTCGCTGGCGCTGCTGCTCCTCGTCCGTGAGCTGGCGCGCGTAGCCGCCGGCCGCCTCGGCGTCGATGCCCAGGTCGAGCTCGACGAAGGACGCGCCCAGCGACTCGATCTGCTCCTTCACCGCCGCGCGCACGTCGAACGCGCTCACGATCGCGCCGAGCCGCTTGGCCGTGGCGATGGCCTGCAGGCCCGCCACGCCCGCGCCCAGCACCATCACCTTGGCGGGCCGCACGGTGCCGGCGGCGGTGGTCAACATCGGCAGGAAGCGGGGGAGGCTCCCGGCGGCCAGCAGCGCGGCGCGGTAGCCGGCCACGGTGGCCTGGGACGAGAGCGCGTCCATCGACTGCGCGCGCGTGGTGCGCGGCACCGACTCCATCGCGAAGCTCGTGATGCCGCGCCCCGCCAGCGCCTGCGCGAGATCGGGCTGGGTGAGCGGCGCGAGGAAGCCGACCACCGTGGAGCGCTCCGGCAGCCGCCCGGCCTCCTCGGCGGTGGGAGCGCCGACGAGCGCGATCAGGTCGGCGTCCGCCAGCGCGCCGGGATCGATCGTGGCGCCCGCCTCCTCGAACGCGGCGTCGGGAACGTGGGCGCCGTCGCCGGCCCCGGGCTCGACCACGACGGTGTGGTCCTTTGCGCCAAGGCGGCGCACGACGTCCGGCACGAGGGCCACGCGTCGCTCCCCCCGGCCCGACTCGTTCGGCACGGCGACTCGCATCGGCGCGGCAGCATAACGGGCCTTTGACTGGCCAGTCGGCCAAACGACTGACGCCGTCCCTATCATGGCTTTGGAGAAGGAATTCGTGGCCAAGGCGGTCGAGGAAAAGGAACGGGTCGTCGTCCGGTTCGCCGGGGATTCGGGCGATGGCATGCAGCTGGCGGGAAGCCGCTTCACCGCTGCCACGGCGCTCGTCGGCAACGACCTCGCCACGCTCCCCGACTTCCCCGCCGAGATCCGCGCCCCGGCGGGCACGCTGCACGGCGTCTCGGCCTTCCAGATCCACTTCGCCTCGCGCGACATCCTCACGCCGGGCGACCACCCCAACGTGCTGGTGGCCATGAACCCGGCGGCGCTCAAGACCAACCTCGCCACGCTCGAGACGGGCGGCGTCGTGATCGTCAACGAGGACGCCTTCAACGCCAACAACCTCCGCAAGGCCGGCTATGAGGCCAGCCCGCTCGAGGACGACAGCCTCGACCGCTACCAGGTCATCCGGGTGCCGATGACGTCGCTCACGGTGGCCTCCACCGACGGCATCGACGGCGTCACCGCCGCGCAGGCCGCGCGCGCCAAGAACCTGTTCGCCCTCGGGCTCGTCTCCTGGATGTACGGCCGGCCCACCGATGGCACGCTCGCCTGGCTGGAGGAGAAGTTCGCGGCCAAGCCCGCCATCCGCGACGCCAACGTCGCGGCCTTCAAGGCCGGCTGGAACTTCGGCGAGACGGCCGAGCTGCTGGCCATGCCGGTGGAGGTCAAGCCGGCTGCTCTCGAGCCCGGCGCGTACCGCAACGTCGACGGCACGCAGGCCATGGCGCTCGGCCTCATCGCCGCCAGCGTGCGCAGCGGCCTGCCGCTGTTCTACTCCAGCTACCCGATCACGCCCGCGTCCGAGATGCTCCACACGCTCTCGCGCCACGGGCGCTTCGGCGTGCGCACCGTGCAGGCGGAGGACGAGATCGCCGCGGCCAGCATCGCGCTCGGCGCGGCCTTCGGCGGGCATCTCGGCGTCACGGGCACCAGCGGTCCCGGCCTCGACCTCAAGGCCGAGACCATCGGGCTCGCGGTGGCGTGCGAGCTCCCCATGGTCATCGTCGACGTGCAGCGCGCCGGGCCCTCCACCGGCATGCCCACCAAGACCGAGCAGGGCGACCTGCTCGCCGCCATCCACGGTCGCCACGGCGAGTCGCCGCTGCCCGTCATCGCGGCCGCCACGCCTGCCGACTGCTTCGACGCCGCGGTGGAGGCCACCCGCGTGGCCATCCGCTACCGCACGCCGGTGATCCTGCTCTCCGACACCTTCCTGTCCAACTCGTCCGAGCCCTGGCGCATCCCCTCCACGGACGACCTGCCGGAGATCGACCCGGCCTTCGCCACAGGGCCGAACGCCGGCGACGAGTTCCTCCCGTACCTGCGTGACGACAAGGGGGCGCGCCCCTGGGCCCGGCCGGGCACGCCGGGCCTTCAGCACCGCATCGGCGGGCTCGAGAAGGACGAGGCGTCGGGCAACATCTCCTACGAGCCCGACAACCACTCGCGCATGACCCATCTGCGCGCGCAGAAGGTGGCCAACGTGGCTCGCGAGATCCCCGACCTCGAGGTGGACCACGAGGACGGCGCCGAGCTGCTCGTGCTGGGCTGGGGCTCCACCTACGGCCTCTGCCGGGCGGCGGTGCGGCGGGTGCGAAAGCGCGGGCGCAAGGTGGCGTTCGCGCATCTGCGCTGGGTCAACCCGCTGCCGCCCAACACCGGCGACGTCGTGCGCGCCTACCCCAAGCTGCTCATCCCCGAGCTCAACATGGGCCAGATGCGCTCGATCATCCGCGCGGAGTTCCTCGTGGACGCCGTCGGCCACTCCAACGTCACGGGCCTGCCCATCGGGGCGCAGGAGCTGGAGGAAGCGATCATGGAGCAGCTCGGATGAGCACCCTGAAGGGCACAGACGGCAACGGCCATTCCCCCAACGGCGGCACGCCGCTCCCCACGCTCACCAAGAAGG from Thermoleophilaceae bacterium includes these protein-coding regions:
- a CDS encoding 2-oxoacid:acceptor oxidoreductase subunit alpha, producing MEKEFVAKAVEEKERVVVRFAGDSGDGMQLAGSRFTAATALVGNDLATLPDFPAEIRAPAGTLHGVSAFQIHFASRDILTPGDHPNVLVAMNPAALKTNLATLETGGVVIVNEDAFNANNLRKAGYEASPLEDDSLDRYQVIRVPMTSLTVASTDGIDGVTAAQAARAKNLFALGLVSWMYGRPTDGTLAWLEEKFAAKPAIRDANVAAFKAGWNFGETAELLAMPVEVKPAALEPGAYRNVDGTQAMALGLIAASVRSGLPLFYSSYPITPASEMLHTLSRHGRFGVRTVQAEDEIAAASIALGAAFGGHLGVTGTSGPGLDLKAETIGLAVACELPMVIVDVQRAGPSTGMPTKTEQGDLLAAIHGRHGESPLPVIAAATPADCFDAAVEATRVAIRYRTPVILLSDTFLSNSSEPWRIPSTDDLPEIDPAFATGPNAGDEFLPYLRDDKGARPWARPGTPGLQHRIGGLEKDEASGNISYEPDNHSRMTHLRAQKVANVAREIPDLEVDHEDGAELLVLGWGSTYGLCRAAVRRVRKRGRKVAFAHLRWVNPLPPNTGDVVRAYPKLLIPELNMGQMRSIIRAEFLVDAVGHSNVTGLPIGAQELEEAIMEQLG
- a CDS encoding class I SAM-dependent methyltransferase; protein product: MRPLAKAWITSARLRRKLRRDQLVREELVRRHAPGRSFADVGCMYGANGSIAFCAEESGAGSVTAFDAMEETAEYLAEHERRGSSVRFVRGDLHEPGAIGEHDVVWCSGVLYHSPYPLLTLERLATAARELLIVGSHTIPEVPGLEQACVFYPKLGDAGRGVYSPVWPCNSVGIATPYDERPEMAYANYWWGITPSALRAMVEVQPGFSVAEELSEPFESYVVARRS
- a CDS encoding NAD(P) transhydrogenase subunit alpha; the protein is MDLLTELAILVLAAFVGFEVISKVPNTLHTPLMSATNAIHGIVLLGGLIVIGEAAGFLNELILVIAIAFGTINVVGGFLVTDRMLEMFKRKPAPAKKDPSG
- a CDS encoding NAD(P)(+) transhydrogenase (Re/Si-specific) subunit beta codes for the protein MTPLAAVDPDAISAAYIVAFGLFIVGLHYLNHPRTARRGNMIAAVGMAIAVVATLVKEEVGDYWLIALGIAIGTVVGVPAARSVKMTAMPQMVALFNGVGGGAVALISWAEYREALSHGGNPALETLIPILFAAIVGSVSFWGSNIAFGKLQEILPGRPIQVPGQQFLNIAVAAVAVGSAVAIAAGSESEGLFIAILVAAALLGNMMVLPIGGADMPVVISLLNAFTGLSAAAAGLALDNTALIVGGMIVGASGTILTNLMADAMNRSIGHIIAGGFGGVTTTGGGMGDDGTERTVVSTSAADVAIQLAYAQKVVVVPGYGLAVAQAQHAVRELTGILEQKGIEVSYAIHPVAGRMPGHMNVLLAEADVPYDELKEMEEINPEFPRTDVSLVIGANDVTNPAAREDQGSPIYGMPILDVDKSSSVIVLKRSMASGFAGIDNPLFYSDGTAMLFGDAKSSVDDVIGELKSL
- the ligD gene encoding non-homologous end-joining DNA ligase, encoding MADKLRRYREKRDFGTTREPAGEAADAAAHNRFVIQEHHARRLHWDLRLEHDGALASWALPKGVPMDPKRNNLAVHTEDHPLEYLEFHGEIPEGEYGAGTMSIWDRGTYEEHKFRDDEVMITFHGERVQGKYVLFQTDGDQWLIHRMDPADREPLPEGVRPMLATLGKLPPDDDAWAYELKWDGVRALCRLEPAHIRLESRNGADITARYPELRGLAGGSTEALLDGEIVALDAEGKPSFERLQGRMHLASESAVRRAAKDVPVTYAIFDVLHLDGRSTAGLTYDERRELLEGMGLEGPAWRTPQNQVGRGSELLALTEAQGLEGIVAKRRDSRYEAGRRSSAWVKVKNVLSEDVVIGGWTSGEGGRRGRIGALLMGFREEGKLVYAGKVGTGFTEATLRDLAAKLEPLRRDTSPFNGRQPPKGSVFVEPELAARVEFREWTRTRTLRAPSFKGLREQRRPKLSNLDKVLYPATGFTKGQVIDYYERVGPVLVPHLAGRQLTLKRYPDGVDEEFFFEKRCPSHRPEWVRTDEAGFCIVDDLPTLLWVANLASLELHPSLAVGEEPTVIAFDLDPGAPAGLPECAAVALRLRDLFERLGMRCFPKTSGSKGIQVYVPLNSGASYDQTKPFAQAVARLLEDETPDLVVSRQKKELREGKVLVDWSQNDAHKTTVAVYSLRARERPTVSTPVTWEEVESGDLVHEAAGVLERVQRHGDTFAPVLDLRQELPSL
- a CDS encoding Re/Si-specific NAD(P)(+) transhydrogenase subunit alpha; translation: MRVAVPNESGRGERRVALVPDVVRRLGAKDHTVVVEPGAGDGAHVPDAAFEEAGATIDPGALADADLIALVGAPTAEEAGRLPERSTVVGFLAPLTQPDLAQALAGRGITSFAMESVPRTTRAQSMDALSSQATVAGYRAALLAAGSLPRFLPMLTTAAGTVRPAKVMVLGAGVAGLQAIATAKRLGAIVSAFDVRAAVKEQIESLGASFVELDLGIDAEAAGGYARQLTDEEQQRQRELLAEEMADMDAVITTALVPGKPAPLLVTADAVRKMKPGSVVVDLAGGSGGNCELSEAGQTLVAEDVTIAAPLNLAAEMADHASALYARNILSFVELVAGEDGALAIDWEDEIVKGAVLTGGPHGSAD